One genomic segment of Oncorhynchus kisutch isolate 150728-3 linkage group LG15, Okis_V2, whole genome shotgun sequence includes these proteins:
- the LOC109905617 gene encoding ADP-ribosylation factor-like protein 14, with product MGLHGSKHPHQAQIVMLGLDGSGKSTLLYKLKYNESVITVPTVGFNVEMLETEARGPGLTVWDVGGQQRMRPHWKHHYPGTEALVFVVDSWDRRRLDEAKKELHQVLRSGSLKSLPLVVLANKQDLPGAASPQEITHRLDLRRVCGNRDWFVQPCSGRTGVDLEEGFRRVAYMLKTSLKQTKADIKNTVKQLKPKAITMMTKTQGLGCS from the exons ATGGGACTGCATGGGTCTAAACACCCTCATCAGGCTCAGATTGTGATGCTGGGCCTGGACGGCTCGGGGAAGTCCACCCTGCTCTACAAGCTCAAGTACAACGAGTCTGTCATCACCGTGCCCACCGTGGGCTTCAACGTGGAGATGCTGGAGACGGAGGCGAGGGGTCCGGGGTTGACCGTGTGGGACGTGGGAGGCCAGCAGAGGATGAGGCCCCACTGGAAGCACCACTACCCGGGCACGGAGGCCCTGGTGTTTGTGGTGGACAGCTGGGACCGCAGGCGTTTGGATGAGGCAAAGAAAGAGCTTCATCAG GTGCTGAGGAGCGGGAGTCTAAAAAGCCTTCCTCTGGTGGTGCTGGCCAATAAGCAGGACCTCCCCGGGGCAGCAAGCCCACAGGAGATCACCCACAGGTTGGACCTGAGAAGAGTATGTGGAAATAGGGATTGGTTTGTCCAGCCGTGCTCTGGGAGGACTGGTGTGGACCTGGAGGAAGGCTTCAGAAGGGTTGCCTATATGTTGAAGACTTCACTAAAGCAGACTAAGGCAGATATAAagaacacagtaaaacaactgaaACCCAAAGCCATTACGATGATGACCAAGACACAAGGCCTGGGCTGCAGCTAA